The following proteins are co-located in the Spirosoma montaniterrae genome:
- a CDS encoding superoxide dismutase, which produces MNRSEFLKLAFGASAGLIATRSFGGFEPTQAEGPFTLAPLPYDAGALEPHIDKRTMEIHHGKHHKAYVDNLNKAVAMPENAAMAKMSIDALVKGIDAKTPAAVRNNAGGHWNHTFFWNIMGPNAGGTPKGALADAINKKFGSFDNFKTEWGKAATARFGSGWVWLIKTSDGVDITTTPNQDNPLMGVAEKKGTPIMGLDVWEHAYYLNYQNRRPDYVAAAWNVFDWNKIGKNFG; this is translated from the coding sequence ATGAATCGCTCCGAGTTTTTAAAGCTGGCTTTTGGCGCATCGGCGGGCCTGATCGCCACCCGTTCATTTGGCGGCTTTGAGCCAACCCAGGCCGAAGGACCGTTTACGCTGGCACCGCTTCCCTACGACGCCGGTGCGCTCGAACCACACATCGACAAACGGACGATGGAAATTCACCACGGCAAACACCACAAGGCTTATGTCGATAACCTCAATAAAGCCGTAGCAATGCCCGAAAACGCGGCTATGGCAAAGATGAGCATCGACGCGCTGGTGAAAGGCATCGACGCTAAAACCCCGGCGGCTGTGCGCAACAATGCGGGCGGGCACTGGAATCACACGTTCTTCTGGAACATAATGGGGCCAAACGCGGGCGGAACGCCCAAAGGTGCGCTGGCCGATGCCATCAACAAAAAATTTGGGTCGTTCGATAACTTCAAAACGGAATGGGGCAAGGCTGCTACGGCTCGCTTTGGTTCGGGCTGGGTGTGGCTCATTAAAACCAGCGATGGCGTAGACATCACCACAACGCCAAATCAGGACAATCCGCTGATGGGCGTAGCCGAGAAAAAAGGCACCCCGATTATGGGTCTCGACGTGTGGGAACATGCTTACTATCTTAACTACCAGAACCGCCGTCCCGACTACGTAGCAGCCGCCTGGAACGTGTTCGACTGGAATAAGATCGGAAAGAATTTTGGGTAA
- the recR gene encoding recombination mediator RecR has product MEYPSKLIEDAVNEVAKLPGIGKKTALRLVLHLLKRDEEQTETLAQSLVAMRMKVKHCQKCHNLSDHDLCSICASTKRDQSLICIVEDTRDVLAIENTAQYKGLYHVLGGIISPVEGIGPSDLQIDSLMDRLRGPEREQVREIILAISPTMEGDTTAFYLQKKLKPFSLKISTIARGIPIGGDLEYADEVTLGRSILSRIAYE; this is encoded by the coding sequence TTGGAGTACCCCTCAAAGCTTATAGAAGACGCGGTGAATGAGGTGGCAAAACTGCCGGGGATTGGAAAAAAAACCGCCCTGCGCTTGGTGCTGCACCTGCTAAAACGCGACGAAGAACAAACGGAAACGCTGGCTCAGAGCTTAGTGGCAATGCGTATGAAAGTAAAGCATTGCCAGAAATGCCATAACCTCTCCGACCACGACCTGTGTAGCATCTGTGCCAGTACCAAACGAGACCAATCGCTGATTTGCATAGTTGAAGACACCCGCGACGTGCTGGCAATTGAAAACACGGCGCAGTATAAAGGACTGTACCACGTTCTGGGTGGGATTATCTCCCCGGTTGAAGGCATTGGGCCAAGCGACCTCCAAATCGACTCGCTGATGGACCGGCTGCGCGGCCCCGAACGTGAACAGGTGCGCGAGATTATTCTGGCAATCAGTCCCACGATGGAAGGCGACACTACCGCCTTTTACCTGCAAAAGAAACTGAAGCCGTTCAGCCTTAAAATCTCGACTATTGCGCGCGGCATTCCCATTGGGGGCGACCTCGAATACGCCGATGAGGTAACGCTGGGCCGCAGCATCCTGAGCCGCATTGCCTACGAATGA
- a CDS encoding heavy metal translocating P-type ATPase, giving the protein MPTTSVTQTQCYHCGSECAQHDLLFDQKHFCCNGCRTVYEVLNANQLCQYYDLNERPGTQTQPLPQTRFAFLDLPDVQRQLVDFQNEIQTTITFYIPTIHCSSCLWLLEHSYRLNAGIRQARVDFLKKQVTLTFEQTRISLRQVVELLASLGYEPLISLSDMVKEQQRPTYRPLLYRLSVAGFCAGNIMLFSFPEYLGLDDPAFKIWFGIINLMLATPVVFYSGSGYFISVWQSLRKGIINIDFPILLGILVAYARGTYEVLALGGAGYFDSLSGLIFFLLCGKWFQQRTYDFLSFERDYKAYFPLTASQLTVNSEKLKVKNDLNALATDGSFFTNHFSLLTETPVPVAELRKGDRIRVRHGELIPADGLLYQGVGLIDYSFVTGESVPERKEPGALLYAGGRQMGEAIDLELVRETSQSYLTQLWNNDAFRKSDTGRFTTFADYVGRYFTLTVLTLATLTGSYWYALRGDAHTAVNAFTAVLIVACPCVLSLAYPVALGHGLRLLGKRRFYLKNADVIEQMAACDTVVFDKTGTLTEVNDKAVAGVTEDFSPALTDLERAMVQAVVRQSAHPLSRRLTRHLSGASPLPVEGFTEVPGQGVQALVDGWVVKVGRAAFVGALALPAKTEPGTTVHISIEGNYRGCFRLANGYRPGIETMLDTLCQTHRLYLLSGDTDATRPHLLRWFRPNRMGFGCSPQQKLDTVRQLQAEGRRVLMIGDGLNDAGALKQADVGFAVTDDTIQFTPASDGILAGESLRELPRFLRFSRFAMGLIRFSFGISLLYNFAGLSYALTGQLSPIVAAILMPLSSTTMVVIATIGTRAWWRIRA; this is encoded by the coding sequence ATGCCCACAACGTCGGTCACGCAAACGCAATGCTACCACTGCGGCAGCGAATGCGCTCAACACGACCTGCTGTTCGATCAGAAACATTTCTGCTGCAATGGTTGTCGCACCGTTTACGAAGTGCTGAACGCCAACCAGCTTTGTCAGTACTACGACCTCAACGAGCGGCCCGGCACGCAAACGCAGCCACTCCCGCAAACGCGGTTCGCCTTTCTGGATCTGCCCGACGTGCAACGGCAGTTGGTTGATTTTCAGAATGAAATCCAGACAACCATCACGTTTTACATCCCAACCATCCACTGCTCGTCGTGTTTGTGGCTACTCGAACACAGTTATCGGCTCAACGCGGGTATTCGGCAGGCACGGGTCGATTTCCTCAAAAAACAGGTGACGCTGACCTTCGAGCAGACCCGGATTTCGCTGCGACAGGTGGTTGAACTGCTGGCGTCGCTGGGCTACGAGCCGCTGATTAGCCTCAGCGACATGGTGAAAGAACAGCAACGGCCCACCTACCGTCCGCTGCTCTATCGGCTTAGCGTGGCTGGGTTCTGCGCGGGCAACATCATGTTGTTCAGCTTTCCCGAATACCTCGGCCTCGATGACCCGGCCTTCAAAATCTGGTTTGGCATCATCAATCTGATGCTGGCTACGCCGGTAGTTTTCTATTCAGGATCGGGCTATTTCATATCCGTATGGCAAAGCCTGCGCAAGGGTATCATTAACATCGACTTTCCAATTTTGCTGGGCATTCTGGTGGCCTACGCACGGGGGACTTACGAAGTGCTGGCGTTGGGCGGAGCGGGTTATTTCGATTCGCTTAGCGGCCTGATTTTCTTTTTGTTATGCGGCAAATGGTTTCAGCAGCGCACCTACGATTTCCTGTCTTTCGAGCGCGATTACAAAGCCTACTTCCCCCTAACGGCGTCACAATTAACAGTGAACAGTGAAAAATTAAAAGTGAAAAATGACCTGAACGCGCTTGCTACCGACGGCTCATTTTTCACTAATCACTTTTCACTTTTAACTGAAACCCCTGTTCCCGTTGCCGAACTCCGCAAAGGCGACCGGATTCGGGTGCGGCACGGCGAACTGATTCCGGCAGATGGGCTGCTGTACCAGGGTGTGGGCCTGATCGATTATTCGTTCGTGACGGGCGAATCGGTGCCGGAGCGTAAGGAGCCGGGTGCACTGCTCTACGCGGGCGGGCGTCAGATGGGCGAAGCCATTGACCTTGAACTAGTGCGCGAAACCTCACAAAGCTACCTGACTCAACTCTGGAACAACGACGCCTTCCGCAAGAGCGACACAGGCCGCTTTACCACCTTTGCCGACTACGTAGGTCGCTATTTCACGCTGACCGTACTGACGCTGGCAACACTCACGGGCTCATACTGGTACGCGCTGCGGGGCGATGCCCACACGGCAGTCAATGCCTTTACCGCTGTGCTGATTGTAGCTTGCCCGTGCGTATTGTCGCTGGCCTATCCGGTAGCGTTGGGGCATGGGCTACGGCTGCTGGGAAAACGACGTTTTTACCTCAAGAATGCCGATGTGATCGAGCAAATGGCGGCCTGCGATACGGTCGTGTTCGATAAAACCGGCACACTGACAGAGGTGAACGATAAGGCAGTAGCGGGCGTTACCGAAGATTTTTCGCCAGCGTTGACGGACCTGGAGCGGGCAATGGTGCAGGCTGTGGTGCGGCAGTCAGCGCATCCGCTAAGTCGACGGTTGACGAGGCATCTGAGCGGTGCCAGCCCGTTGCCTGTAGAAGGGTTTACCGAAGTGCCCGGACAGGGCGTTCAGGCGTTGGTCGATGGCTGGGTGGTGAAAGTAGGCCGGGCTGCGTTTGTAGGCGCGTTGGCGTTGCCAGCGAAAACCGAACCCGGCACAACCGTACACATCAGCATAGAAGGCAACTACCGGGGCTGCTTCCGGCTGGCAAACGGCTACCGGCCCGGTATCGAGACCATGCTCGATACTTTATGCCAGACCCACCGGCTATACCTGCTTTCGGGCGATACCGACGCTACTCGCCCGCACCTGCTACGGTGGTTCCGGCCCAACCGAATGGGGTTCGGATGCAGCCCTCAGCAGAAACTCGATACTGTGCGCCAGTTGCAGGCCGAAGGGCGTCGGGTGCTGATGATTGGCGACGGGCTAAACGACGCGGGTGCTCTTAAACAAGCCGACGTGGGTTTCGCCGTTACCGACGATACCATCCAGTTTACGCCCGCCAGTGATGGTATTCTGGCGGGCGAATCGCTGCGCGAACTACCTCGATTTCTGCGGTTTAGCCGGTTTGCGATGGGCCTGATTCGGTTCAGTTTCGGCATATCGTTACTCTACAATTTTGCCGGCCTGAGTTATGCACTCACGGGGCAGTTATCGCCCATTGTGGCGGCCATTCTGATGCCGCTTAGTTCTACTACGATGGTAGTGATTGCCACAATCGGGACGCGGGCGTGGTGGCGGATACGGGCGTAA
- the ccoS gene encoding cbb3-type cytochrome oxidase assembly protein CcoS, which yields MSVIFFMIGISLLMALGFLGAFIWSMRTGQQDDLYTPSLRMLLDDTVPEEPVNQLSMEPKNTSANTL from the coding sequence ATGTCGGTTATCTTCTTTATGATTGGTATTAGTCTGCTGATGGCCCTGGGGTTTCTGGGGGCATTCATCTGGTCGATGCGCACAGGCCAGCAGGACGACCTCTATACGCCCTCGCTCCGTATGCTGCTCGACGATACCGTGCCCGAAGAGCCTGTCAATCAATTATCTATGGAACCAAAAAATACCTCTGCCAACACCTTATGA
- the ccoN gene encoding cytochrome-c oxidase, cbb3-type subunit I, with amino-acid sequence MNVTSNQPTVIISADRSAIGQPPPGSRPVAERFAYDNRIVRDFGVATVIWGIIGMLVGVIAATQLFHTGANLGNQYTTFGRIRPLHTNAVIFAFVGNAIFMGVYYSLQRLCKARMFSDLLSKIHFWGWQLIILSAVATLPLGITTSKEYAELEWPIDIAITLIWVVFGVNMFGTIIKRRERHLYVAIWFYIATFVTVAVLHIVNSMEMPVSFLKSYSLYAGVQDALVQWWYGHNAVAFFLTTPYLGMMYYFLPKMANRPVYSYKLSILHFWALIFIYIWAGPHHLLYSSLPDWAQSLGVVFSVMLIAPSWGGMINGLLTLRGAWDKVREDAILKFMVVGLTAYGMATFEGPLLSLKNVNAIAHFTDWVVAHVHVGALGWNGFLTFAMLYWLIPRLYHTPLFSNKLMNTHFWLGTLGILFYAIPMYISGFTQGMMWKEFTPEGVMKYPNFLETTIRLLPMHQMRAIGGTIYLIGAILMAYNLFKTMAKGSLTANEPAEAPALAKAYTPTGQDTYWHRWLERKPMPLLVGSLVVILIGSLIELVPTFMVRNNVPTIPAVQPYTALELQGRDLYIREGCVGCHSQLVRPFRSETERYGDYSKAGEYVYDHPFLWGSKRTGPDLQRQGGKYPDSWHYHHMRDPQSMSPGSIMPAYPWLLTQQLDVSNTAAKMQALQKVGVPYADADVLYANDDLKKQADAVATRLAEDGIKVKSDREIVALIAYLQRLGTDIKKMETVNQ; translated from the coding sequence ATGAACGTTACATCGAACCAACCAACCGTTATAATCTCCGCCGACCGGTCCGCGATTGGTCAGCCCCCGCCGGGGTCGCGGCCCGTGGCCGAACGCTTTGCCTACGACAATCGTATTGTCCGTGATTTCGGCGTGGCTACCGTTATCTGGGGCATTATCGGTATGCTCGTAGGCGTTATTGCGGCCACACAGTTGTTCCACACGGGAGCTAACCTCGGCAATCAGTACACCACCTTCGGGCGCATCCGACCGCTGCATACCAACGCCGTAATTTTCGCGTTTGTGGGCAACGCCATCTTTATGGGCGTGTACTACTCGCTGCAACGGCTTTGCAAGGCCCGCATGTTCAGCGATTTGCTCAGCAAAATTCACTTCTGGGGCTGGCAGCTCATTATTTTGTCGGCGGTGGCAACCTTGCCGCTGGGGATTACTACCTCCAAAGAATACGCCGAACTCGAGTGGCCCATCGACATTGCCATCACGCTCATCTGGGTGGTATTTGGCGTCAATATGTTCGGCACCATCATCAAACGGCGCGAACGGCACCTGTACGTAGCCATCTGGTTTTACATCGCTACGTTCGTGACGGTGGCCGTGCTGCACATCGTCAACTCGATGGAAATGCCGGTCAGTTTCCTGAAAAGTTACTCGCTCTATGCCGGGGTGCAGGACGCGCTCGTGCAGTGGTGGTACGGGCATAATGCCGTAGCTTTTTTCCTGACAACGCCCTACCTCGGCATGATGTACTACTTCCTGCCCAAGATGGCGAACCGTCCCGTGTATTCGTATAAACTGTCGATTCTGCACTTCTGGGCCTTGATTTTCATCTACATCTGGGCCGGGCCGCACCACCTGCTGTATAGCTCGCTACCCGACTGGGCGCAGTCGCTGGGCGTCGTGTTTTCGGTAATGCTCATTGCACCCTCGTGGGGCGGCATGATTAACGGCCTGCTAACCCTGCGCGGAGCCTGGGACAAGGTTCGTGAAGACGCTATTCTGAAGTTCATGGTCGTGGGGCTGACCGCCTACGGCATGGCGACTTTCGAGGGGCCGCTGCTCTCGCTCAAGAACGTAAACGCCATTGCCCACTTCACCGACTGGGTGGTGGCACACGTACACGTGGGTGCGCTCGGCTGGAACGGCTTCCTCACGTTCGCTATGCTGTACTGGCTCATTCCGCGCCTGTATCATACGCCGTTGTTCTCGAACAAGCTGATGAACACGCACTTCTGGCTCGGCACGCTCGGCATTCTGTTCTATGCCATTCCGATGTACATTTCGGGCTTCACGCAGGGCATGATGTGGAAAGAGTTTACGCCCGAGGGCGTGATGAAGTACCCCAATTTCCTCGAAACCACCATCCGGCTGCTGCCCATGCACCAGATGCGGGCTATTGGCGGAACCATTTACCTGATTGGTGCCATTCTGATGGCCTACAACCTGTTTAAGACAATGGCGAAGGGGTCGCTCACGGCCAACGAACCCGCCGAAGCCCCGGCCTTAGCCAAAGCGTATACGCCCACCGGCCAGGATACCTACTGGCACCGCTGGCTCGAACGCAAGCCGATGCCGCTGCTGGTTGGCTCATTAGTTGTAATTCTGATCGGTTCGCTTATCGAGTTGGTGCCGACGTTTATGGTTCGCAACAACGTACCGACCATTCCGGCAGTGCAACCTTACACCGCGCTTGAGTTGCAGGGTCGCGACCTCTACATCCGCGAAGGCTGCGTGGGTTGCCACAGTCAGTTGGTGCGACCGTTCCGCTCCGAAACCGAACGCTATGGCGACTACTCGAAAGCAGGCGAGTACGTATACGACCACCCCTTTCTGTGGGGCAGCAAGCGCACCGGTCCCGACCTACAGAGACAAGGCGGCAAATATCCCGATTCCTGGCATTACCACCACATGCGCGACCCACAGTCGATGTCGCCCGGCTCGATTATGCCTGCCTACCCGTGGCTGCTGACTCAGCAACTCGACGTATCAAACACGGCAGCCAAGATGCAGGCGTTGCAGAAAGTAGGCGTTCCCTATGCCGATGCCGACGTGCTCTATGCCAACGACGACCTGAAAAAACAAGCCGACGCCGTAGCGACCCGACTCGCCGAAGATGGTATCAAGGTGAAATCGGACCGCGAAATAGTAGCCCTGATCGCCTACCTCCAGCGACTCGGCACAGACATTAAGAAAATGGAAACCGTAAATCAGTGA
- a CDS encoding ATP-dependent Clp protease adaptor ClpS has translation MQPFEETYTDVLDDVVETDVHNLVVFNDDVNTFDHVIDTLIDVCDHTPEQAEQCTLLIHYKGKCTVKNGSWEELVPMRNEICRRGISAEVVN, from the coding sequence ATGCAACCTTTTGAAGAAACATACACGGACGTACTCGACGACGTAGTCGAAACAGACGTTCATAATCTTGTTGTCTTCAACGATGACGTTAATACGTTCGATCATGTGATTGACACGCTTATCGACGTCTGTGACCACACGCCCGAGCAGGCCGAGCAATGTACGCTGCTCATTCATTACAAAGGCAAATGCACCGTCAAAAATGGCTCCTGGGAAGAACTTGTGCCGATGCGTAACGAAATCTGCCGACGCGGCATCAGCGCAGAAGTGGTTAATTAG
- a CDS encoding isopenicillin N synthase family dioxygenase has protein sequence MQPQELYDEIPSLDLADFTSGTPEQKAKFVQDLGRAFNQIGFVAIKNHGLTDALTKRLYDSAQAFFQSPDELKQKYEHPDLNGQRGYIGKGKETAKGFKVADLKEFYHIGQPNPVGDMPANVFPEEHPDFKDATLEAYQTLENAGKQLLRAIALYLELPENYFDDKVSNGDSILRALHYFPLDPNTTPDGAVRAAAHGDINLITLLMGASADGLEVLRRDGKWIGITALPDQVIVNVGDMLDRLTNHKLKSTIHQVVNPPREKMNQSRYSIPFFMHPRADMDLTSLNSCIDAEHPKLYVDMTAGEFLDERLRELGLKK, from the coding sequence ATGCAACCACAGGAGTTATACGACGAAATTCCGTCCTTAGATCTGGCCGATTTCACGTCGGGTACACCCGAACAAAAAGCAAAATTTGTACAGGATTTAGGACGGGCCTTCAACCAGATTGGCTTCGTTGCCATCAAAAATCATGGCCTGACCGACGCGCTCACCAAACGGCTTTACGATTCGGCCCAGGCATTTTTCCAGTCGCCCGACGAACTCAAACAGAAGTATGAGCATCCCGACCTGAACGGGCAGCGCGGCTATATCGGCAAAGGCAAAGAAACCGCCAAAGGGTTTAAAGTGGCCGATTTGAAAGAGTTCTACCATATTGGCCAGCCCAATCCAGTAGGCGATATGCCCGCCAATGTATTCCCCGAAGAACATCCCGACTTTAAAGACGCTACGCTCGAAGCGTATCAGACGCTCGAAAATGCCGGTAAACAACTGCTCCGGGCCATTGCGCTCTATTTAGAACTGCCTGAAAACTACTTCGACGATAAGGTAAGCAACGGCGACAGCATTCTGCGGGCACTGCACTACTTTCCCCTCGACCCCAACACCACGCCCGATGGGGCCGTTCGGGCCGCTGCACACGGCGATATTAATTTGATTACGCTATTGATGGGAGCTTCTGCCGACGGGCTGGAAGTACTCCGGCGCGATGGTAAATGGATTGGCATTACGGCCCTGCCCGATCAGGTCATCGTGAACGTAGGCGACATGCTCGACCGGCTGACCAACCACAAGCTGAAATCAACGATTCACCAGGTAGTGAACCCGCCCCGTGAGAAGATGAATCAGTCGCGCTATTCGATTCCGTTTTTTATGCACCCCCGCGCCGACATGGACCTAACGAGTCTTAACAGTTGTATTGATGCCGAACATCCCAAACTGTACGTCGACATGACGGCGGGCGAATTTTTAGACGAACGCCTGCGCGAACTGGGACTGAAGAAATAG
- the chrA gene encoding chromate efflux transporter, protein MLPNLSTIRPVRKIRYIIFLKDVLILALTTFGGPQVHLAMFYDRFVRLRGYLTEAELMELNALCQVLPGPTSTQTITALGFKIGGPNLAYLTLLIWVLPAVSIMTAAGMGVYYLEQNYLSLRFARYIQPMAVGFLVVSGYRIGKMVIQSQISLTLAIMAAVAAYIFRSPVMTPIVIVVGGLTTALTYQKQERMTKEPLQVQWANFFLWLGVLLAAAGLGAVTQLLPVRLFENFYRNGSLVFGGGQVLTPMLYNEFVAFKHYLTREEFLSGLGLVQALPGPVFSFASYIGALSMRDAGMNGQFWGSFVSTAGIFLPGTFLIFFVYRFWAQLKRYRVVRASLDGINAASTGLTAAAAVALFEPMAPHWPSVVVVLLTMAALLYTRIPPFVLILAGLLAGVFL, encoded by the coding sequence ATGCTCCCTAACCTCTCTACGATCAGGCCCGTTCGGAAAATTCGGTACATCATCTTTTTAAAAGATGTGCTGATTCTGGCGTTGACTACGTTTGGAGGGCCGCAGGTGCATCTGGCTATGTTTTACGACCGTTTTGTACGGTTACGCGGCTACCTGACCGAAGCCGAACTGATGGAGCTGAACGCGCTCTGTCAGGTGCTGCCGGGACCCACGTCGACCCAAACCATTACGGCCCTCGGCTTCAAAATTGGCGGTCCCAATCTGGCTTACCTGACCCTGCTCATCTGGGTGCTGCCCGCCGTGTCGATCATGACGGCGGCTGGTATGGGGGTGTATTATTTAGAACAAAATTACCTCTCGCTGCGCTTCGCCCGGTATATTCAGCCAATGGCCGTAGGCTTTCTGGTGGTGTCGGGCTATCGTATTGGTAAAATGGTGATACAGAGTCAGATAAGTCTGACTTTAGCCATTATGGCGGCTGTTGCTGCGTATATCTTTCGGTCGCCGGTGATGACGCCCATTGTGATTGTGGTAGGTGGTCTGACTACGGCACTGACCTACCAGAAACAGGAGCGTATGACGAAAGAGCCGCTACAAGTGCAGTGGGCTAACTTTTTTTTATGGCTCGGTGTGTTGCTGGCCGCTGCCGGGCTGGGGGCCGTTACGCAACTGCTGCCGGTGCGGCTGTTCGAGAACTTTTACCGTAACGGTAGTCTCGTTTTTGGGGGCGGGCAGGTATTGACGCCCATGCTTTATAACGAGTTCGTAGCGTTCAAACATTACCTGACCCGCGAGGAGTTTCTGTCGGGGCTGGGGTTAGTGCAGGCATTGCCGGGACCTGTATTTTCCTTCGCGTCGTATATTGGTGCGTTATCGATGCGCGATGCCGGTATGAATGGGCAGTTCTGGGGGAGTTTCGTTTCGACTGCCGGAATTTTTCTGCCTGGTACGTTTCTCATCTTCTTCGTCTATCGGTTCTGGGCGCAACTCAAACGTTACCGGGTGGTGCGGGCCTCACTCGATGGCATTAACGCAGCCAGTACGGGCCTGACAGCCGCAGCCGCCGTGGCTCTGTTCGAACCGATGGCCCCGCATTGGCCGTCGGTTGTGGTGGTACTGCTGACGATGGCCGCGCTGCTCTATACCCGCATTCCGCCCTTTGTGCTTATTCTGGCGGGTTTGCTGGCCGGGGTGTTTTTGTAA
- a CDS encoding cbb3-type cytochrome c oxidase N-terminal domain-containing protein, producing MNKLLVIAPDSIWSLKSGEELLWLMMLMLVGIGMLIILGVTAYLAFVLKQALYPDTQSDAPKLTFWQRFTGLKPLSEEKNLAMEHAYDGIVELNNPTPPWFMYLFYGTIGFGVIYLFLFHVVSVGKLQTEEYTQEVAVAEEKRAAYIKLVAGKINENTATRLTDAKALADGQTLYTQYCVACHGAAGQGGVGPNLTDDYWLHGGSVKAIFHTITEGVPEKGMLPWKKQLNPLQVQQVTSFILSLQGTNPPGAKPPQGDKVAPETEKVALR from the coding sequence ATGAACAAACTTCTTGTAATCGCACCCGACTCGATCTGGAGCCTGAAATCGGGTGAGGAACTGCTCTGGCTGATGATGCTGATGCTGGTCGGCATCGGTATGCTGATTATTCTCGGCGTTACGGCGTATCTGGCGTTCGTGCTGAAGCAGGCCCTCTACCCCGATACCCAATCCGACGCGCCTAAGCTGACGTTCTGGCAACGATTTACGGGGTTGAAGCCTCTTAGCGAGGAGAAAAATCTCGCCATGGAACACGCCTACGACGGTATAGTCGAACTCAATAACCCAACGCCCCCGTGGTTTATGTATCTGTTCTACGGCACCATCGGGTTTGGGGTTATCTACCTGTTTTTGTTTCACGTTGTGAGCGTGGGCAAACTGCAAACGGAAGAATATACGCAGGAAGTGGCCGTAGCCGAAGAAAAGCGGGCCGCTTACATCAAGCTCGTGGCGGGTAAAATCAACGAAAATACCGCCACCCGCCTGACCGATGCCAAAGCCCTCGCCGATGGGCAGACGCTGTACACCCAATATTGCGTAGCCTGTCACGGAGCCGCCGGGCAGGGGGGCGTTGGTCCCAACCTGACCGATGATTACTGGCTGCACGGCGGGTCGGTGAAAGCTATTTTCCACACCATTACGGAGGGCGTTCCCGAAAAAGGGATGCTACCGTGGAAGAAACAACTCAACCCGTTGCAGGTGCAGCAGGTCACGAGTTTTATTCTGTCACTCCAGGGTACTAATCCGCCCGGTGCCAAACCCCCGCAGGGCGATAAAGTCGCGCCTGAAACCGAGAAAGTAGCGTTGCGGTAA